The Cynocephalus volans isolate mCynVol1 chromosome 2, mCynVol1.pri, whole genome shotgun sequence genome window below encodes:
- the LMAN2 gene encoding vesicular integral-membrane protein VIP36, translating into MATEGWIWRWGWGRRFPGRSGLPGPGPGPTIALFLFLLLGSVVADITDGNSEHLKREHSLIKPYQGVGSSFMPLWDFQGSTMLTSQYVRLTPDERSKEGSIWNHQPCFLKDWEMHVHFKVHGTGKKNLHGDGIALWYTRDRLVPGPVFGSKDNFHGLAIFLDTYPNDDTTERVFPYISVMVNNGSLSYDHSKDGRWTELAGCTADFRNRDHDTFLAVRYSRGRLTVMTDLEDKNEWKNCIDITGVRLPTGYYFGASAGTGDLSDNHDIISIKLFQLMVEHTPDEENIDWTKIEPSVNFLKSPKDNVDDPTGNFRSGPLTGWRVFLLLLCALLGIIVCAVVGAVVFQKRQERNKRFY; encoded by the exons ATGGCGACGGAAGGCTGGATTTGGCGCTGGGGCTGGGGCCGGCGGTTCCCGGGGAGGTCTGGGCTTCCCGGTCCCGGCCCTGGCCCCACTAttgctctatttctttttctgttgctggGGTCAGTGGTGGCAGATATAACTGACGGCAACAGTGAACACCTCAAGCGGGAGCATTCGCTCATCAAGCCCTATCAAG GGGTCGGTTCCAGCTTCATGCCCCTCTGGGACTTCCAAGGCAGCACTATGCTCACGAGCCAGTACGTGCGTCTGACCCCCGACGAGCGCAGCAAAGAGGGCTCTATCTGGAACCACCAG cctTGCTTCCTCAAGGACTGGGAAATGCATGTCCACTTCAAAGTCCACGGCACGGGGAAGAAGAATCTCCATGGAGATGGCATCGCCTTGTGGTATACCCGGGACCGCCTTGTGCCAG GGCCTGTGTTTGGAAGCAAAGACAACTTCCATGGCTTAGCCATCTTCCTGGACACGTATCCCAATGATGACACCACTGAG CGCGTGTTCCCGTACATCTCGGTGATGGTGAACAATGGCTCCCTGTCCTACGACCATAGCAAGGATGGGCGTTGGACTGAACTGGCGGGCTGCACAGCTGACTTCCGCAACCGGGATCATGATACCTTCCTGGCTGTGCGCTACTCCCGGGGCCGGCTGACG GTGATGACGGACTTGGAGGACAAGAATGAGTGGAAGAATTGCATTGACATCACGGGAGTGCGCCTGCCCACCGGCTACTACTTTGGAGCTTCAGCTGGCACCGGGGACCTGTCGG ACAATCATGACATCATCTCCATAAAGCTGTTCCAGCTGATGGTAGAGCACACGCCTGACGAGGAGAACATTGACTGGACCAAGATTGAGCCCAGCGTCAATTTCCTCAAGTCCCCCAAAG ACAACGTGGATGACCCCACAGGGAACTTCCGCAGCGGGCCCCTGACGGGGTGGAGGgtgttcctgctgctgctgtgtgcACTCCTGGGCATCATCGTCTGTGCCGTGGTGGGGGCTGTGGTGTTTCAGAAGCGGCAGGAGCGGAACAAGCGTTTCTACTGA
- the RGS14 gene encoding regulator of G-protein signaling 14 isoform X3: protein MPGKPKHLGVPNGRMVLAVSDGELSSTAGPQGQGEGRGSSLSIHSLPSGPSSPFPTEEQPVASWALSFERLLQDPLGLAYFTEFLKMEFSAENVTFWKACERFQQIPASDTQQLAQEARSIYQEFLSSQALSPVNIDRQAWLGEEVLAEPRPDMFRAQQLQIFNLMKFDSYARFVKSPLYRECLLAEAEGRPLREPGSSRLGSPDATRKKPKLKPGKSLPLGVEELGQLPPAEGPGGRLLRKSFRRELAGAATNSALRRESQGSLNSSASLDLGFLAFVSSKSESHRKSLGSTESESENRPGKYCCVYLPDGTASLALVRSGLTIRDMLAGICEKRGLSLPDIKVYLMGNEQKALVLDQDCTVLADQEVRLENRITFELELAALERVVRISAKPTKRLQEALQPILAKHGLTSQQVALHRAGEKQPLDLEKLVSSVAAQRLVLHTLPGAKIPEASDKSPCCSQAWWSC, encoded by the exons ATGCCAGGGAAACCCAAGCACCTGGGTGTCCCCAACGGGCGCATG GTTCTGGCTGTCTCAGATGGAG AGCTGAGCAGCACGGCGGGGCCCCAGGGCCAGGGCGAGGGCCGCGGCAGCTCCCTCAGCATCCACAGTCTCCCCAGTGGCCCCAGCAGCCCCTTTCCCACCGAGGAGCAGCCTGTGGCCAGCTGGGCCCTGTCCTTCGAGCGGCTGCTGCAGGACCCGCTgggcctggcttacttcact GAGTTCCTGAAGATGGAGTTCAGCGCGGAGAACGTGACTTTCTGGAAGGCCTGCGAGCGCTTTCAGCAGATCCCGGCCAGCGACACCCAgcag cTAGCTCAGGAGGCCCGCAGTATCTATCAGGAGTTCCTGTCCAGCCAGGCGCTGAGCCCCGTGAACATCGACCGGCAGGCCTGGCTCGGCGAGGAGGTTCTGGCCGAGCCCCGGCCAGATATGTTTCGCGCCCAGCAGCTTCAG ATCTTCAACCTGATGAAGTTCGACAGCTATGCGCGCTTCGTCAAGTCCCCGCTGTACCGCGAGTGCCTCCTGGCCGAGGCCGAGGGGCGCCCCCTGCGCGAACCTGGCTCCTCGCGCCTCGGCAGCCCTGACGCCACAAGGAAG AAGCCGAAGCTGAAGCCTGGGAAGTCGCTGCCGCTGGGCGTGGAGGAGTTGGGGCAGCTGCCGCCTGCTgagggtcctgggggccgccTGCTCCGCAAGTCCTTCCGCAGGG AGCTGGCCGGGGCAGCCACAAACTCCGCCTTGCGCCGAGAGTCTCAGGGCTCTCTCAACTCCTCCGCTAGTCTGGACCTCGGCTTCCTCGCCTTCGTCAGCAGCAAATCTGAG AGCCACCGGAAGAGTCTTGGGAGCACGGAGAGTGAGAGCGAAAACCGGCCCGGGAAGTACTGCTGCGTGTACCTGCCAGATGGCACAGCCTCCTTGGCCCTGGTCCGATCCGGCCTCACCATCCGCGACATGCTGGCAGGCATCTGTGAGAAACGAGGCCTCTCTCTACCTGACATCAAGGTCTACCTGATGGGCAATGAACAG AAGGCCTTGGTCCTAGATCAGGACTGCACCGTGCTGGCGGATCAGGAAGTGCGGCTGGAGAACAGGATCACCTTTGA GCTCGAGTTGGCGGCGCTGGAGCGCGTGGTGCGGATCTCGGCCAAGCCCACCAAGCGACTGCAGGAGGCGCTGCAGCCTATCCTGGCCAAGCATGGCCTGACCTCTCAACAGGTGGCTCTGCACCGG GCAGGCGAGAAGCAGCCACTGGATCTGGAGAAGCTAGTGAGCTCGGTAGCGGCCCAGAGACTGGTTTTGCACACTCTTCCAG GTGCGAAGATCCCCGAAGCCAGCGACAAATCCCCCTGCTGCAGCCAG GCCTGGTGGAGCTGCTGA
- the RGS14 gene encoding regulator of G-protein signaling 14 isoform X1, whose translation MPGKPKHLGVPNGRMVLAVSDGELSSTAGPQGQGEGRGSSLSIHSLPSGPSSPFPTEEQPVASWALSFERLLQDPLGLAYFTEFLKMEFSAENVTFWKACERFQQIPASDTQQLAQEARSIYQEFLSSQALSPVNIDRQAWLGEEVLAEPRPDMFRAQQLQIFNLMKFDSYARFVKSPLYRECLLAEAEGRPLREPGSSRLGSPDATRKKPKLKPGKSLPLGVEELGQLPPAEGPGGRLLRKSFRRELAGAATNSALRRESQGSLNSSASLDLGFLAFVSSKSESHRKSLGSTESESENRPGKYCCVYLPDGTASLALVRSGLTIRDMLAGICEKRGLSLPDIKVYLMGNEQKALVLDQDCTVLADQEVRLENRITFELELAALERVVRISAKPTKRLQEALQPILAKHGLTSQQVALHRAGEKQPLDLEKLVSSVAAQRLVLHTLPGAKIPEASDKSPCCSQGCPRTQYKVAHPPSPPPNSLVEVPSSATGKRQTCDIEGLVELLNRVQSSGAHDQRGLLRKEDLVLPEFLQLPAQGPSSQEAPPQTESTAPPRGGPSNTSAHLAL comes from the exons ATGCCAGGGAAACCCAAGCACCTGGGTGTCCCCAACGGGCGCATG GTTCTGGCTGTCTCAGATGGAG AGCTGAGCAGCACGGCGGGGCCCCAGGGCCAGGGCGAGGGCCGCGGCAGCTCCCTCAGCATCCACAGTCTCCCCAGTGGCCCCAGCAGCCCCTTTCCCACCGAGGAGCAGCCTGTGGCCAGCTGGGCCCTGTCCTTCGAGCGGCTGCTGCAGGACCCGCTgggcctggcttacttcact GAGTTCCTGAAGATGGAGTTCAGCGCGGAGAACGTGACTTTCTGGAAGGCCTGCGAGCGCTTTCAGCAGATCCCGGCCAGCGACACCCAgcag cTAGCTCAGGAGGCCCGCAGTATCTATCAGGAGTTCCTGTCCAGCCAGGCGCTGAGCCCCGTGAACATCGACCGGCAGGCCTGGCTCGGCGAGGAGGTTCTGGCCGAGCCCCGGCCAGATATGTTTCGCGCCCAGCAGCTTCAG ATCTTCAACCTGATGAAGTTCGACAGCTATGCGCGCTTCGTCAAGTCCCCGCTGTACCGCGAGTGCCTCCTGGCCGAGGCCGAGGGGCGCCCCCTGCGCGAACCTGGCTCCTCGCGCCTCGGCAGCCCTGACGCCACAAGGAAG AAGCCGAAGCTGAAGCCTGGGAAGTCGCTGCCGCTGGGCGTGGAGGAGTTGGGGCAGCTGCCGCCTGCTgagggtcctgggggccgccTGCTCCGCAAGTCCTTCCGCAGGG AGCTGGCCGGGGCAGCCACAAACTCCGCCTTGCGCCGAGAGTCTCAGGGCTCTCTCAACTCCTCCGCTAGTCTGGACCTCGGCTTCCTCGCCTTCGTCAGCAGCAAATCTGAG AGCCACCGGAAGAGTCTTGGGAGCACGGAGAGTGAGAGCGAAAACCGGCCCGGGAAGTACTGCTGCGTGTACCTGCCAGATGGCACAGCCTCCTTGGCCCTGGTCCGATCCGGCCTCACCATCCGCGACATGCTGGCAGGCATCTGTGAGAAACGAGGCCTCTCTCTACCTGACATCAAGGTCTACCTGATGGGCAATGAACAG AAGGCCTTGGTCCTAGATCAGGACTGCACCGTGCTGGCGGATCAGGAAGTGCGGCTGGAGAACAGGATCACCTTTGA GCTCGAGTTGGCGGCGCTGGAGCGCGTGGTGCGGATCTCGGCCAAGCCCACCAAGCGACTGCAGGAGGCGCTGCAGCCTATCCTGGCCAAGCATGGCCTGACCTCTCAACAGGTGGCTCTGCACCGG GCAGGCGAGAAGCAGCCACTGGATCTGGAGAAGCTAGTGAGCTCGGTAGCGGCCCAGAGACTGGTTTTGCACACTCTTCCAG GTGCGAAGATCCCCGAAGCCAGCGACAAATCCCCCTGCTGCAGCCAG GGCTGCCCTAGAACCCAGTACAAGGTCGCCCATCCCCCTTCACCACCCCCCAATTCGCTGGTGGAGGTGCCCAGTAGTGCCACTGGGAAGCGGCAGACCTGTGACATTGAAG GCCTGGTGGAGCTGCTGAACCGGGTGCAGAGCAGTGGGGCCCATGACCAGAGAGGCCTTCTGCGAAAAGAGGACCTGGTGCTTCCAGAATTTCTGCAGCTGCCTGCCCAAGGGCCGAGCTCCCAGGAGGCCCCACCACAGACTGAATCTACAGCCCCTCCCAGAGGGGGGCCCTCAAACACCAGTGCCCACCTGGCCCTCTGA
- the RGS14 gene encoding regulator of G-protein signaling 14 isoform X2: MPGKPKHLGVPNGRMVLAVSDGELSSTAGPQGQGEGRGSSLSIHSLPSGPSSPFPTEEQPVASWALSFERLLQDPLGLAYFTEFLKMEFSAENVTFWKACERFQQIPASDTQQLAQEARSIYQEFLSSQALSPVNIDRQAWLGEEVLAEPRPDMFRAQQLQIFNLMKFDSYARFVKSPLYRECLLAEAEGRPLREPGSSRLGSPDATRKKPKLKPGKSLPLGVEELGQLPPAEGPGGRLLRKSFRRELAGAATNSALRRESQGSLNSSASLDLGFLAFVSSKSESHRKSLGSTESESENRPGKYCCVYLPDGTASLALVRSGLTIRDMLAGICEKRGLSLPDIKVYLMGNEQALVLDQDCTVLADQEVRLENRITFELELAALERVVRISAKPTKRLQEALQPILAKHGLTSQQVALHRAGEKQPLDLEKLVSSVAAQRLVLHTLPGAKIPEASDKSPCCSQGCPRTQYKVAHPPSPPPNSLVEVPSSATGKRQTCDIEGLVELLNRVQSSGAHDQRGLLRKEDLVLPEFLQLPAQGPSSQEAPPQTESTAPPRGGPSNTSAHLAL, from the exons ATGCCAGGGAAACCCAAGCACCTGGGTGTCCCCAACGGGCGCATG GTTCTGGCTGTCTCAGATGGAG AGCTGAGCAGCACGGCGGGGCCCCAGGGCCAGGGCGAGGGCCGCGGCAGCTCCCTCAGCATCCACAGTCTCCCCAGTGGCCCCAGCAGCCCCTTTCCCACCGAGGAGCAGCCTGTGGCCAGCTGGGCCCTGTCCTTCGAGCGGCTGCTGCAGGACCCGCTgggcctggcttacttcact GAGTTCCTGAAGATGGAGTTCAGCGCGGAGAACGTGACTTTCTGGAAGGCCTGCGAGCGCTTTCAGCAGATCCCGGCCAGCGACACCCAgcag cTAGCTCAGGAGGCCCGCAGTATCTATCAGGAGTTCCTGTCCAGCCAGGCGCTGAGCCCCGTGAACATCGACCGGCAGGCCTGGCTCGGCGAGGAGGTTCTGGCCGAGCCCCGGCCAGATATGTTTCGCGCCCAGCAGCTTCAG ATCTTCAACCTGATGAAGTTCGACAGCTATGCGCGCTTCGTCAAGTCCCCGCTGTACCGCGAGTGCCTCCTGGCCGAGGCCGAGGGGCGCCCCCTGCGCGAACCTGGCTCCTCGCGCCTCGGCAGCCCTGACGCCACAAGGAAG AAGCCGAAGCTGAAGCCTGGGAAGTCGCTGCCGCTGGGCGTGGAGGAGTTGGGGCAGCTGCCGCCTGCTgagggtcctgggggccgccTGCTCCGCAAGTCCTTCCGCAGGG AGCTGGCCGGGGCAGCCACAAACTCCGCCTTGCGCCGAGAGTCTCAGGGCTCTCTCAACTCCTCCGCTAGTCTGGACCTCGGCTTCCTCGCCTTCGTCAGCAGCAAATCTGAG AGCCACCGGAAGAGTCTTGGGAGCACGGAGAGTGAGAGCGAAAACCGGCCCGGGAAGTACTGCTGCGTGTACCTGCCAGATGGCACAGCCTCCTTGGCCCTGGTCCGATCCGGCCTCACCATCCGCGACATGCTGGCAGGCATCTGTGAGAAACGAGGCCTCTCTCTACCTGACATCAAGGTCTACCTGATGGGCAATGAACAG GCCTTGGTCCTAGATCAGGACTGCACCGTGCTGGCGGATCAGGAAGTGCGGCTGGAGAACAGGATCACCTTTGA GCTCGAGTTGGCGGCGCTGGAGCGCGTGGTGCGGATCTCGGCCAAGCCCACCAAGCGACTGCAGGAGGCGCTGCAGCCTATCCTGGCCAAGCATGGCCTGACCTCTCAACAGGTGGCTCTGCACCGG GCAGGCGAGAAGCAGCCACTGGATCTGGAGAAGCTAGTGAGCTCGGTAGCGGCCCAGAGACTGGTTTTGCACACTCTTCCAG GTGCGAAGATCCCCGAAGCCAGCGACAAATCCCCCTGCTGCAGCCAG GGCTGCCCTAGAACCCAGTACAAGGTCGCCCATCCCCCTTCACCACCCCCCAATTCGCTGGTGGAGGTGCCCAGTAGTGCCACTGGGAAGCGGCAGACCTGTGACATTGAAG GCCTGGTGGAGCTGCTGAACCGGGTGCAGAGCAGTGGGGCCCATGACCAGAGAGGCCTTCTGCGAAAAGAGGACCTGGTGCTTCCAGAATTTCTGCAGCTGCCTGCCCAAGGGCCGAGCTCCCAGGAGGCCCCACCACAGACTGAATCTACAGCCCCTCCCAGAGGGGGGCCCTCAAACACCAGTGCCCACCTGGCCCTCTGA